One Fusarium falciforme chromosome 12, complete sequence DNA window includes the following coding sequences:
- a CDS encoding MFS domain-containing protein has protein sequence MVIIFGQTVASLVNLGTKGIPRDVYWRIRVGLQFVVSVILLALLPFIPESPRWLLSKDRPDEALESLQRLRGKLTENNIRVEMAEIQADQANASKGNWSELFDSHNRLRTIIAILAMFGQQITGQAFVNHYSAIFYPQNGFAKQAFSFTALANVAGVIGTAGTWFVVDSFGRRPILLTGGFLMDAFLYIVAIVSTVPDPTYAARQMMVASMCLFSATSYVVLAEVTSARAKEKTSLIPCSISILTTFVTSFTLPYLPNSDYAGLGGKVGFIYGSICFVMTVVAFLFVPEMKDRTLEEVDKLFEMKVPLRKVKQTRIEVLDPGCQGCSVAWRRR, from the exons ATGGTCATCATCTTTGGGCAGACGGTTGCTTCACTCGTCAACTTGGGAACTAAGGGCATTCCACGTGATGTATATTGGCGCATCCGTGTTGGCCTTCAGTTTGTCGTGTCAGTCATTCTGCTCGCTCTCTTGCCATTCATCCCTGAATCGCCTCGCTGGCTTCTATCGAAAGACCGTCCCGACGAGGCATTAGAGTCCCTCCAACGTCTTCGAGGCAAATTGACAGAGAACAACATCAGAGTCGAGATGGCTGAGATCCAAGCAGACCAGGCTAATGCCAGCAAGGGTAATTGGAGCGAACTGTTTGACAGCCACAACAGGCTCCGAACAATTattgccatcctcgccatGTTTGGACAGCAGATTACTGGCCAGGCATTTGTCAATCATTACTCTGCTATTTTCTACCCGCAAAACGGATTTGCTAAACAGGCCTTCTCGTTTACTGCCTTGGCTAATGTCGCAGGTGTTATTGGCACTGCTGGCACTTGGTTTGTTGTTGACAGTTTTGGACGACG GCCTATTCTGCTGACGGGAGGCTTCTTGATGGACGCATTCCTATACATTGTCGCCATTGTGTCCACCGTTCCTGATCCAACATATGCTGCCAGACAGATGATGGTGGCATCCATGTGTCTCTTCAGTGCCAC ATCTTACGTCGTGTTGGCAGAAGTCACCTCGGCCCGCGCGAAGGAAAAGACGAGCTTGATCCCCTGCagcatctccatcctcacaACTTTTGTCACCTCTTTCACTTTACCCTACCTGCCTAATAGCGACTATGCAGGTCTGGGTGGCAAGGTTGGGTTCATTTACGGCTCGATCTGCTTCGTCATGACGGTTGTTGCTTTCTTGTTTGTCCCCGAGATGAAGGATCGCACTCTGGAGGAGGTGGACAAGCTCTTTGAGATGAAGGTGCCGCTTCGGAAGGTTAAGCA
- a CDS encoding Dihydroorotate dehydrogenase, giving the protein MPVRLAIDPPLLNSATPWATDLDDLIALAACPSTGAVTTRTSLIKGFNHQDASHRYLFFDPATAKPNEGTSSNQVPPAGHTENATASLNSLGYSPIPLEGYIKFLKEIGDRLPTMKKTFIVSVTGSPEDILASYELLASTSKVLSFPLAMEVNLSCPNIPGAPPPAYHGAALEKYLSILPKNPAIPIGIKTPPYTYEGQFTSLIETLVPAASSISFITATNTLGSCLILEQDGGNNLTPQLPNLGVGGMAGPPLHALALGNVSTLRRFVNQTEELKHVAIIGVGGVRDGDGFWRMRAVGASAVAVGTALGKQGVKVFESIESDIDRNWKL; this is encoded by the coding sequence ATGCCTGTTCGTCTGGCTATCGACCCTCCGTTGCTAAACTCAGCGACTCCATGGGCTACAGACCTTGATGATCTCATTGCCCTAGCCGCTTGCCCATCAACAGGTGCTGTCACGACAAGGACGTCTCTTATCAAGGGTTTCAACCACCAGGATGCCAGCCATCGATATCTTTTCTTTGACCCTGCTACGGCAAAGCCAAACGAGGGAACTTCCTCGAACCAAGTTCCCCCCGCGGGCCACACAGAGAATGCAACAGCCAGTCTAAACAGTCTTGGTTACAGCCCAATCCCTTTGGAAGGATACATCAAGTTTCTCAAGGAAATTGGCGACCGGCTtccgacgatgaagaagactTTCATTGTAAGCGTCACGGGCTCACCCGAAGATATTCTGGCTTCCTATGAGCTGCTTGCGTCCACTTCAAAAGTCCTGTCTTTTCCTCTGGCAATGGAAGTCAACCTGAGCTGCCCAAACATCCCTGGCGCCCCACCACCTGCGTATCACGGCGCAGCTCTTGAGAAATACCTTTCCATACTGCCCAAGAACCCTGCAATTCCAATTGGAATCAAAACACCACCTTACACGTACGAGGGCCAGTTCACCTCCTTGATTGAGACGCTCGTACCGGCAGCGTCCTCTATCAGCTTCATCACTGCGACAAACACTCTCGGATCTTGCCTCATCCTCGAACAAGATGGCGGGAACAACCTGACGCCCCAGCTGCCAAACCTTGGTGTCGGTGGTATGGCTGGTCCACCGTTACACGCTCTCGCTCTCGGAAACGTGTCAACCTTGCGGAGATTTGTTAACCAAACCGAAGAATTGAAACATGTTGCCATCATCGGAGTTGGTGGGGTtcgtgatggtgatggctttTGGAGGATGAGAGCGGTCGGTGCAAGCGCGGTGGCCGTAGGCACTGCTTTGGGCAAGCAGGGCGTCAAGGTTTTCGAGAGCATCGAAAGCGATATTGACCGGAACTGGAAGCTTTGA
- a CDS encoding Apple domain-containing protein has translation MRSSQYLTALAGLLLSGASAAVLPRDSEPYCSIINARPSKLACSKQGYINDDSGKIGDPQNIPRVTQCADLCAKTPSCTFFNFRPESGFCQLFSGNFASVGHRDEASGSYFSQLECYQCTNADTLFNLDFEDRNVEKWGLDMEKEGDFYLDIQQPDSWALRVLEVADQGVVKVKYLPTFHLEPGSSYRITFLAKSNKKDIEPFDLIRTVIYRGDQTIYEAFPEYPAQYIGGWHQFYTRFTVREGQGGEASFMFKIYSSGSELDWYFDGLALQKV, from the exons ATGCGATCATCTCAATACCTCACAGCCCTCgctggcctcctcctctctgGAGCTAGCGCAGCCGTCCTCCCTCGTGACTCTGAGCCCTACTGCTCCATCATTAACGCCCGCCCAAGCAAGTTGGCTTGCTCAAAGCAAGGCTACATCAACGACGACTCTGGAAAGATTGGCGATCCTCAAAACATCCCTCGAGTAACCCAATGTGCCGATCTTTGCGCCAAGACTCCTTCGTgcaccttcttcaactttCGTCCCGAATCTGGCTTTTGCCAGCTCTTTTCTGGAAACTTTGCTTCTGTCGGCCACCGTGACGAGGCTAGCGGTAGCTACTTTTCTCAGCTTGAATGTTATCAGTGTACCAACG CCGACACCCTCTTCAACTTGGACTTTGAGGACCGGAATGTCGAAAAGTGGGGTCTAGATATGGAAAAGGAGGGGGACTTCTACCTCGACATCCAACAGCCAGACTCTTGGGCCCTTCGCGTCCTGGAAGTCGCCGATCAAGGCGTAGTCAAGGTCAAGTACTTGCCCACATTCCACCTCGAGCCTGGCTCCTCCTATCGGATCACCTTCCTAGCCAAGTCCAACAAGAAGGACATTGAGCCTTTCGACTTGATCCGCACCGTCATCTACCGCGGCGATCAGACCATCTATGAGGCTTTCCCTGAGTATCCGGCCCAGTACATTGGGGGATGGCATCAGTTCTACACCAGGTTCACTGTGCGTGAGGGCCAGGGCGGTGAGGCTTCATTCATGTTCAAGATTTATTCGAGTGGTTCTGAGCTCGATTGGTACTTTGATGGTCTTGCCTTGCAGAAGGTTTaa
- a CDS encoding HET domain-containing protein, with protein sequence MHRRSDSSPLCKRCRRINLNALFRRSHLTKVGEEVQGWEGPVDQANLDSCPLCQLVMKTFRRSKEEMIENEKQLRSFSSRRIMDQGWASIDTTLLSLDQYHHYGIPYIVSQSKHMEIVRLLGPRTNFDLVKSWLRYCRTRHGKTCATVRGNDELGMISSLKFIDCDTNTIIPANGMPYIALSYLWGGGLNSAVSSVNSLPDDVPKTIKDAMTATRAMGFRYLWVDRYCINQSCQEEVAEQVHKMDLIYNHAELTIIAAGGTNAEYGLPGVSPRQVIQPSAKIGKHHLVSSMTDPRMLIGWSAWNKRGWTYQEGLLSRRRLVFTDHQVYFECCGMYCFEVLKLQMSALHLKDSTRFKASFCDGVNLGIFPRDLGRTEWEVVERITEYSAKSLTNPSDVLDGMSGVLRVLKQGPHKIRHCKGVPILPRPPKPSGLGPKEAEEIYHAYEWSPTVGFCAGLCWDVKNPVKRRHGFPSWSWAGWEGRVKWAFDEHEWRQLRSTSDIQFKVQLECGEECDLDEYFHKCGNHHMPISDRLLCSGLVAPIQLASGPSYDKIEAVAWTVDSKPVKWRFNVTEQDLDVRAMGACLAIELARQISFPNRHFTIVAEIECGVYQRVGFTGGIEFWAPKIGDLAKIQMDFSLM encoded by the coding sequence ATGCATAGGAGATCCGACAGCAGTCCGCTCTGTAAACGATGTCGGAGGATTAACCTGAACGCTCTCTTCCGCAGAAGTCACCTCACAAAGGTCGGGGAAGAAGTTCAAGGATGGGAAGGCCCCGTTGATCAGGCCAACCTTGACAGTTGCCCGTTATGTCAGCTGGTTATGAAAACCTTCCGACGGTCCAAGGAAGAGATGATCGAAAACGAGAAGCAACTTCGATCATTCTCCAGCAGGCGGATTATGGACCAAGGGTGGGCATCGATCGATACGACCCTCTTATCACTGGACCAATACCATCACTACGGCATTCCATACATTGTTTCCCAGTCTAAACACATGGAAATTGTTCGTCTCTTGGGGCCACGCACCAATTTCGATCTCGTCAAGTCTTGGCTGCGCTACTGCAGGACTCGGCATGGCAAGACTTGCGCTACAGTTCGCGGCAATGACGAACTGGGTATGATCTCTTCACTCAAGTTCATCGATTGCGACACAAATACGATTATTCCTGCCAATGGAATGCCATATATCGCTCTTAGCTATCTCTGGGGAGGTGGACTCAACAGCGCCGTCTCATCTGTCAACTCTTTACCAGACGACGTTCCGAAAACCATCAAAGATGCCATGACGGCGACGCGAGCTATGGGTTTCAGGTACCTATGGGTAGATCGATATTGTATCAATCAGTCTTGCCAAGAAGAGGTCGCAGAACAAGTTCACAAGATGGATCTTATCTACAACCATGCAGAGCTAACAATCATCGCTGCCGGCGGAACGAACGCCGAGTATGGCCTCCCTGGTGTGTCGCCAAGGCAGGTGATCCAACCATCCGCGAAGATCGGAAAGCATCACCTTGTCTCATCAATGACAGACCCTCGTATGCTCATCGGGTGGTCTGCGTGGAATAAGAGAGGTTGGACCTACCAAGAAGGGCTGCTCTCTCGGAGACGATTGGTTTTCACCGATCACCAAGTCTACTTTGAGTGCTGCGGCATGTATTGCTTCGAAGTACTAAAGCTTCAGATGTCTGCGTTGCATCTAAAGGACTCGACCCGCTTCAAAGCCTCGTTCTGCGATGGTGTGAACCTTGGAATATTCCCCCGGGATCTCGGGCGCACTGAGTGGGAGGTTGTTGAACGGATCACCGAGTACAGCGCAAAGTCACTCACTAACCCCTCGGACGTCTTAGATGGGATGTCTGGCGTATTACGCGTGTTGAAACAGGGTCCGCACAAGATTCGACACTGCAAGGGAGTGCCAATTCTCCCCAGGCCACCCAAACCGTCAGGTCTTGGGCCGAAGGAGGCTGAAGAGATCTACCACGCTTACGAGTGGTCTCCGACTGTGGGCTTTTGCGCTGGACTCTGCTGGGATGTCAAGAACCCTGTAAAGCGGCGACACGGCTTTCCAAGCTGGTCATGGGCAGGCTGGGAGGGGAGGGTAAAATGGGCATTCGATGAGCACGAATGGAGGCAACTCCGAAGCACCTCTGACATCCAATTCAAAGTTCAACTCGAATGTGGCGAGGAGTGTGACTTGGATGAGTATTTTCACAAGTGCGGCAATCACCATATGCCCATTTCAGACAGGCTCCTCTGCTCTGGTTTAGTTGCACCAATTCAACTTGCCAGTGGTCCGTCATATGACAAGATCGAGGCCGTAGCCTGGACAGTGGATAGCAAACCAGTGAAGTGGAGGTTCAATGTCACTGAACAGGATCTAGATGTACGGGCCATGGGTGCCTGCTTGGCCATCGAGCTGGCTCGACAAATTTCTTTTCCAAATCGGCATTTCACGATTGTTGCTGAAATAGAATGCGGAGTCTATCAACGAGTTGGCTTCACTGGCGGGATAGAGTTTTGGGCACCAAAGATAGGGGATCTTGCCAAGATCCAGATGGATTTTAGTCTTATGTGA
- a CDS encoding AAA domain-containing protein, translating into MGNLDDIPLMPLSEAFYTLPKLKPTAKVIQFSSGDEIEVCFDTEVDGLFDDDAPSTEPCRIIWAPSSLLQEEDSMDDVLHLIDEEAFDEEFDHSLEGADSDLDSSQDASKGVAARVDKIREGCNEFEKQLLNAVVLPDDIDVSFDDVHVDPAAITSLRALTALATAAPLAFTYGLLAKEKILGVLLHGPPGTGKTMLAKAVAKEAHVSFLPVSGADFLSKWVGEDEKLVRAIFSIARKLDPCVIFIDEADSVFRQRTEDDSSWKRDLVSQFLLEWDGVKGGAKGGFVMAATNRMSDIDPAVLRRLPRRIFVGVPTAAQREGILRIHLRDESLGPDVTVEELAKLTDSYSGSDLKSLCVSAAMAAVYESIYGNASLSGKIKAGRRTRRKQMERKLCMRHFEQAMGEIVATSQGGSANAASPLKKSVGQKDSGIDAPSLAKFKKFGNMYAGNGNDN; encoded by the exons ATGGGTAACTTGGACGACATTCCCCTGATGCCACTATCGGAGGCATTTTACACTCTCCCTAAACTCAAACCAACGGCTAAAGTGATTCAGTTCTCATCTGGAGATGAGATAGAAGTCTGCTTCGACACCGAGGTTGACGGGTTGTTTGATGACGACGCACCTTCGACCGAGCCGTGCCGAATTATTTGGGCACCGTCTAGCCTgctccaggaggaggactcAATGGACGATGTCCTGCACTTGATCGATGAAGAAGCCTTTGACGAAGAGTTTGACCACAGCCTTGAGGGCGCAGACTCGGACCTAGACTCTTCACAGGATGCATCGAAGGGGGTTGCGGCTAGGGTAGACAAGATTCGTGAAGGATGCAACGAGTTTGAGAAGCAACTTTTGAACGCTGTCGTGCTGCCTG ATGATATTGACGTCTCATTTGACGATGTCCATGTCGACCCTGCAGCCATCACCTCACTCCGGGCTTTGACAGCCTTGGCAACCGCCGCGCCGCTCGCATTCACTTACGGCCTACTTGCTAAAGAAAAGATTCTTGGTGTTCTTCTCCATGGCCCTCCTGGCACGGGAAAGACGATGCTCGCCAAAGCTGTCGCAAAGGAAGCCCACGTCAGCTTTCTGCCTGTCTCCGGTGCCGACTTTCTCTCAAAATGGGTAGGCGAGGATGAGAAACTCGTCCGCGCCATCTTTTCCATCGCTCGCAAACTTGACCCTTGCGTCATCTTCATTGATGAGGCCGACTCCGTCTTTCGTCAGCGTACAGAGGACGATAGCTCCTGGAAGAGAGACCTCGTATCGCAATTCCTCTTAGAGTGGGACGGAGTCAAGGGCGGCGCCAAAGGGGGCTTTGTCATGGCAGCCACCAACAGAATGTCAGACATTGACCCAGCCGTACTACGTCGTCTGCCGAGACGTATCTTCGTCGGTGTTCCCACGGCCGCTCAACGTGAGGGTATCCTCAGGATACACCTGAGAGATGAGAGTCTTGGCCCTGATGTGACTGTAGAAGAGTTGGCCAAGTTGACGGACTCATACTCAGGCTCAGATCTCAAGAGTCTTTGTGTTtcagcagccatggcggctGTTTACGAGTCAATCTACGGCAACGCCAGCTTGAGCGGCAAGATAAAGGCgggaagaaggacaagaagaaaacAGATGGAGCGAAAGCTATGCATGCGTCACTTTGAACAGGCTATGGGCGAGATTGTGGCCACGTCTCAGGGTGGTTCAGCAAATGCTGCGTCTCCGCTGAAGAAAAGTGTGGGACAAAAGGATTCTGGTATCGATGCGCCGTCACTTGCCAAGTTTAAAAAGTTTGGGAATATGTATGCCGGAAATGGGAATGATAATTAG
- a CDS encoding GST N-terminal domain-containing protein gives MAFCRTFHPNNVSVRDLPRPQWTQHRNTNATTPTIPTLTSLAVLTMASTTSGTIVLYDIAHKPPVEESCCSPNPWKSRFALNFKGVPYSMKWVGLPDISRVRRGLELPAGRKLADGSDFYTLPILEDPATGVKLGDSFDIAVWLQKTHPDSGAGDLFPEQTLDFTFVPLFDFPAPLSEQSDGGFPEYLRFNTNVDTAFSSHVPLMVENMPLDPATAEQSKAEFVRRSGLKSWDDFMLSPEARTGILASFKNMLGDLAKLFTKNADGPFLLGQQVSYADFIVGAWLRMSMITLPKSEWEDVKSWHDGVFGKLHDALDKYAEVKPGVKV, from the exons ATGGCTTTCT GCAGAACCTTCCATCCCAACAACGTGTCTGTTCGAGACCTTCCTAG GCCCCAGTGGACTCAGCATCGCAACACAAACGCCACGACGCCAACGATACCAACACTGACCTCACTCGCCGTTCTCACCATGGCTTCAACCACCTCAGGCACCATTGTCCTCTACGACATCGCTCACAAACCCCCCGTGGAGGAATCATGCTGCTCACCAAACCCATGGAAGAGCCGCTTCGCCCTCAACTTCAAGGGTGTCCCCTACTCCATGAAATGGGTCGGCCTGCCCGACATCTCAAGGGTCCGTCGGGGTCTTGAGCTCCCCGCCGGTCGGAAGTTGGCCGATGGCAGCGACTTTTACACACTTCCCATCCTCGAGGATCCTGCCACCGGAGTCAAGCTTGGTGACTCGTTCGACATTGCTGTTTGGCTGCAAAAAACGCATCCTGACTCTGGAGCTGGCGATTTGTTCCCTGAGCAAACTCTTGACTTCACGTTTGTGCCCCTGTTTGACTTCCCTGCGCCCTTGTCGGAGCAGTCAGATGGTGGTTTCCCCGAATACCTTCGTTTCAACACAAACGTCGATACGGCCTTTAGCTCCCACGTTCCTCTGATGGTTGAAAACATGCCTCTTGACCCCGCTACCGCTGAGCAGAGCAAGGCCGAATTCGTCCGCCGCTCTGGCCTCAAGTCTTGGGATGATTTCATGTTGTCCCCCGAGGCGCGCACAGGGATTTTGGCATCTTTCAAGAACATGCTGGGTGATTTAGCCAAGCTGTTCACCAAGAACGCCGATGGACCTTTCCTGCTCGGCCAGCAGGTCAGCTATGCAGATTTCATCGTTGGAGCCTGGCTTCGCATGTCGATGATTACTCTGCCCAAGTCGGAATGGGAGGATGTTAAGAGCTGGCATGATGGCGTATTCGGGAAGCTGCACGATGCTCTGGACAAGTACGCCGAGGTGAAGCCTGGTGTGAAGGTGTGA